The proteins below come from a single Garra rufa chromosome 3, GarRuf1.0, whole genome shotgun sequence genomic window:
- the LOC141331635 gene encoding lymphocyte antigen 75-like: MKAIVTVFLFLSLSGPNFSLCKKHFLVTEKKTWDDAQTYCREYHDDLSTTSKEAAQLFSINPELNDDHFWIGLHMVFNKLDQWSWSGGEDQAIDYWDSGEPSNVTEECGLVRRSNGKLHNAMCSWPLPFYCMDVYEPILVQQSKAWNEAHDYCIQNYIELVSLRSPMKMPEVIYKTITSQTVYVWTGLRYLAGHWFWADGRDLKYKAWSAEGELQCPAGNLRCGALNRRLNVWQPRDCEEKLNFVCIKKP, from the coding sequence ATGAAGGCTATAGtcactgtttttctttttttgagtcTCTCTGGACCAAACTTCAGTCTCTGCAAGAAACACTTTCTTGTGACAGAAAAAAAGACCTGGGACGATGCACAGACATACTGCAGAGAGTACCACGATGACCTGTCCACCACCAGCaaagaagcagcacaactgttctcCATAAATCCAGAACTCAATGATGATCATTTTTGGATTGGACTGCACATGGTTTTTAACAAATTAGATCAATGGAGTTGGTCTGGAGGTGAGGATCAAGCAATTGACTACTGGGACTCTGGGGAACCGAGCAATGTCACTGAAGAGTGTGGCCTTGTAAGAAGATCTAACGGTAAACTGCACAATGCTATGTGCTCATGGCCTCTACCATTCTACTGTATGGATGTCTATGAGCCCATTCTGGTGCAGCAGAGTAAGGCGTGGAATGAAGCCCATGACTACTGCATACAGAACTACATTGAGCTGGTGAGTCTAAGGTCTCCGATGAAAATGCCAGAGGTGATATATAAGACAATAACATCCCAGACAGTTTATGTGTGGACTGGTCTGCGCTATTTGGCTGGTCATTGGTTTTGGGCTGATGGTAGAGATCTTAAATATAAAGCCTGGTCTGCAGAGGGGGAACTCCAGTGCCCTGCTGGAAACCTGCGCTGTGGAGCTCTGAATAGAAGACTGAATGTTTGGCAACCCAGAGATTGTGAGGAAAAGCTCAACTTTGTCTGCATTAAAAAGCCATAA
- the LOC141331634 gene encoding snaclec stejaggregin-B subunit beta-2-like: MKAIVTMFLFLSLFGPNFSLYRKHFLVTEKMTWNDAQTHCREYYDDLSTVSKEEAQLFSFNPELNGDYFWIGLHMVSNSLDQWSWSGGEDQKIDYWDSGEPNKVFEECGILIRSKVKLHNANCSWPLPFYCMDVYEPILVQQSKTWDEAHDYCIQNYIDLVSLRSPMKMEEVIKKTITSQTVYVWTGLRFLPGNWFWAGGRDLKYKAWSAEGELQCPARNLRCGALDRITKIWQPKDCEEKLNFVCIRKP, encoded by the coding sequence ATGAAGGCAATAGTCACTATGTTTCTTTTTTTGAGTCTCTTTGGACCGAACTTTAGTCTCTATAGGAAACATTTTCTTGTGACAGAAAAAATGACCTGGAACGATGCACAGACACACTGCAGAGAGTACTATGATGACCTGTCCACTGTCAGTAAAGAAGAGGCACAACTGTTCTCCTTCAATCCAGAACTCAATGGTGATTATTTTTGGATTGGACTGCACATGGTTTCAAACAGCTTAGATCAATGGAGTTGGTCTGGAGGTGAGGATCAAAAAATTGACTATTGGGACTCTGGGGAACCAAACAAGGTCTTTGAAGAGTGTGGCATTTTAATAAGATCTAAAGTGAAACTGCATAATGCTAATTGCTCTTGGCCTCTACCATTCTACTGTATGGATGTCTATGAGCCCATTCTGGTGCAGCAGAGTAAGACGTGGGATGAAGCCCATGACTACTGCATACAGAACTACATTGACCTGGTGAGTCTAAGGTCTCCAATGAAAATGGAAGAGGTGATAAAGAAGACCATAACATCCCAGACAGTTTATGTGTGGACTGGTCTGCGCTTTTTACCTGGCAATTGGTTTTGGGCTGGTGGTAGAGATCTTAAATATAAAGCCTGGTCTGCCGAGGGGGAACTCCAGTGCCCTGCTAGAAACCTGCGCTGTGGAGCTCTGGATAGAATAACGAAAATTTGGCAACCCAAAGATTGTGAGGAGAAACTCAACTTTGTTTGCATCAGGAAGCCATGA